From one Lolium rigidum isolate FL_2022 chromosome 4, APGP_CSIRO_Lrig_0.1, whole genome shotgun sequence genomic stretch:
- the LOC124649622 gene encoding protein ALTERED PHOSPHATE STARVATION RESPONSE 1-like has product MGCAQSRIENEEAVARCKERRQHMKAAVAARNAFAAAHSAYAFSLRDTGAALSEFAHGEGVPPPPPPPPSAAEPKPARLSAAAAPAPAPIEEEMPPPPPIDTMLPPPPPLPEFSPSPGKIHRSMSMPMPPKAEARGPAAMLHSDSIREEDELEEDDEDATDDDDDARLDDRRRRLRHRHQPPPTSSPPPPETPITPQPPPPPPPPPQLDPKSGSVDTWDYFFSMEEGMAATLATEDDEIVPDPEDATYIPASPPPPPRSPPPPPPPPPAPIPSSYDDEDEPRTPEMATPPPTLPPKHPKKKKGKGKVKPKNKEFHHQHTESAPVVTGWGKPGHGKVAPAEAAAPRVDLLRVLKEIDDSFLRASESAKEVSTLLEANRMHYHSNFADNAKGHIDHSARVMQIITWNRSFSGLQNGDDGKDDFENDPSETLATVVDKILAWEKKLYDEVKAGEIMKLEYQRKVALLNRQKKNNAGIDVLEKTKAAVTHLHTRYIVDMQSMDSTVSEIQHLRDNQLYQKLLDLADRMAKMWEDMHIHHANQLKTVLDLKAADISDSNIETSAHHHSHTRQLRDIVEKWTANFSDLMSHQKEYINALYSWLKLNLIPIESSLKEKVASPPRMQQPPVKALLQSWNEQLAKLPDDLARHAIISFRAVLDTILSVQDEELKQKENCNQLHKEYVRKARAFEDWYHKHGQRRTFDDPESGEGTSQKDAISEKRFAVESLKSKLDDEVEVHNKLSKQVREKSLSILKAHLPELFRALTDFSSASFGMHSQLRLMSLMQDQGSHN; this is encoded by the exons ATGGGGTGCGCGCAGTCGCGGATCGAGAACGAGGAGGCGGTGGCGCGATGCAAGGAGCGCCGCCAGCACATGAAGGCGGcagtggcggcgcgcaacgcctTCGCCGCCGCGCACTCCGCCTACGCCTTCTCCCTGCGCGACACCGGCGCCGCGCTCTCCGAGTTCGCGCACGGGGAGGgggtgccgccaccgccgcccccaccTCCGTCGGCCGCGGAGCCGAAACCCGCCAGGCtctccgccgccgcggccccTGCGCCGGCGCCGATTGAGGAGgaaatgccgccgccgccgcccatcgacacgatgctgccgccgccgccgccgctgccggagtTCTCGCCCTCGCCGGGGAAGATCCACCGCTCCATGAGCATGCCCATGCCGCCCAAGGCCGAGGCCCGGGGCCCCGCCGCCATGCTCCACAGCGACTCCATCCGCGAGGAGGACGAGTTAGAAGAAGACGACGAGGacgccaccgacgacgacgacgacgcgcgtCTCGACGACCGGCGCCGCCGGCTGCGGCACCGACACCAGCCGCCACCCACCTCATCCCCGCCTCCCCCCGAAACCCCCATAACCCCCCAGCCACCCCCTCCGCCACCGCCCCCGCCCCAGCTCGACCCCAAGTCCGGGAGCGTCGACACCTGGGACTACTTCTTCTCCATGGAGGAGGGGATGGCGGCGACCCTcgccaccgaggacgacgagatcGTCCCAGACCCGGAAGACGCCACCTACATCCCCGCCTCCCCACCCCCTCCACCCCGCTCCCctcccccacctcctcctcccccaccaGCACCCATACCATCCTcctacgacgacgaggacgaaccCCGCACGCCGGAGATGGCCACGCCGCCCCCGACCCTCCCGCCCAAGCAccccaagaagaagaagggcaagGGCAAGGTGAAGCCGAAAAACAAGGAGTTCCACCACCAGCACACCGAGTCCGCTCCCGTGGTCACGGGCTGGGGCAAGCCCGGCCACGGCAAGGTCGCccccgccgaggcggcggcgccgcgcgtGGATCTCCTCCGCGTGCTCAAGGAGATCGACGACAGCTTCCTCAGGGCCTCCGAGAGCGCCAAGGAGGTCTCCACCCTGCTCGAGGCCAACCGGATGCACTACCACTCCAACTTCGCCGACAACGCCAAGG GACATATTGATCATTCTGCTAGAGTTATGCAAATAATAACATGGAATAGATCCTTCAGCGGCTTGCAAAATGGTGATGATGGGAAGGATGATTTTGAAAATGATCCATCGGAGACTCTGGCAACCGTCGTAGATAAAATTTTAGCCTGGGAGAAAAAGCTGTATGATGAAGTGAAG GCTGGTGAGATTATGAAGCTTGAGTATCAGCGGAAGGTTGCTTTGTTAAATAGACAAAAGAAAAACAATGCTGGTATTGATGTTCTGGAGAAAACTAAAGCTGCTGTAACCCATTTGCATACAAGATACATAGTTGATATGCAATCAATGGATTCAACTGTGTCAGAGATTCAGCATCTccgtgataatcaactttatcaaAAACTTTTGGATCTTGCTGACAG GATGGCAAAAATGTGGGAAGACATGCACAtccatcatgcaaaccagctgaaAACTGTGTTGGATCTCAAGGCAGCTGACATTTCTGATTCCAATATTGAAACAAGTGCACATCACCACAGCCACACCCGCCAGCTGCGTGATATTGTAGAGAAGTGGACCGCAAATTTTAGTGATCTCATGAGCCATCAGAAGGAGTACATAAATGCTCTCTACAGCTGGTTAAAATTGAACCTTATACCTATAGAGAGCAGCTTAAAGGAGAAAGTAGCATCGCCACCAAGGATGCAGCAGCCTCCTGTTAAAGCTCTTCTCCAATCATGGAATGAGCAACTAGCCAAGCTACCTGATGATCTTGCCAGACATGCCATCATTAGCTTTCGGGCAGTCCTGGACACCATATTAAGTGTCCAAGATGAGGAGTTGAAACAGAAGGAGAACTGTAACCAACTTCACAAGGAATATGTGCGGAAAGCTCGGGCGTTCGAGGACTGGTATCACAAGCATGGACAGCGCAGAACTTTTGATGATCCAGAGAGCGGCGAGGGGACGAGCCAAAAGGATGCAATTTCGGAGAAGAGATTTGCTGTAGAGAGCCTGAAAAGCAAGCTGGACGATGAGGTTGAAGTCCATAATAAGTTGTCAAAGCAAGTCAGGGAGAAATCTCTTTCGATCCTGAAAGCACACCTGCCAGAGCTGTTCCGTGCCCTGACTGACTTCTCTAGTGCTTCTTTCGGTATGCACTCACAGCTAAGATTGATGTCACTCATGCAGGATCAGGGTAGTCATAACTAG